One window from the genome of Deltaproteobacteria bacterium encodes:
- a CDS encoding GIY-YIG nuclease family protein, translating into MDKQFCVYILASKRNGTLYIGVTSQLTTRVWPHKSKVVEGFSAKYGVDKLVYYEAHGCAETAIVREKQLKKWRRAWKMTNCVPFGHGPRPDGTQYCQTGEDLPSRLHVTHRFVAHPFSARRARTITAVTRTGGLPLMVLYQLSASTEGDP; encoded by the coding sequence ATGGACAAGCAGTTCTGCGTTTACATCCTGGCCAGCAAACGCAACGGCACGCTGTACATTGGGGTGACCTCACAGCTGACAACGCGGGTGTGGCCGCATAAGAGCAAGGTAGTGGAGGGTTTTTCGGCCAAGTACGGCGTTGACAAGCTGGTCTACTACGAAGCGCACGGCTGCGCAGAGACCGCAATCGTGCGGGAGAAGCAGCTGAAGAAGTGGCGCCGCGCCTGGAAGATGACAAATTGCGTCCCTTTCGGCCATGGGCCTCGGCCTGACGGTACACAGTACTGTCAGACTGGTGAGGATTTGCCCAGTCGGCTGCACGTTACCCACAGATTTGTCGCACACCCCTTCTCAGCCCGGCGTGCCCGTACGATCACAGCGGTAACCCGAACCGGGGGTCTTCCCCTTATGGTCCTGTATCAGCTATCAGCTTCTACCGAAGGAGACCCATGA
- a CDS encoding OB-fold domain-containing protein, with protein sequence MPDSPDSFVLEYPYTRTLGPVLGPFFTGLRDGRILGTRCGNRVLCPPMEFDPETGTTLDPDFVEVGPAGRVECWTWIAEPTRKHPFQEPFAFALIKLDGADTTMAHAVKAAGSQAMSTGMRVRAQFREKRTGAITDVYFVPEADARDEHIEPGETEVKISTHLISLTYREPLYPHRARYAKGLLDGKFIGQRSPASGKVYIPSKGYDPIWRVMMTAADDVELPHTGTVVSYTVASPLDYVGQAETGSFISATIFLDGADQPLAQQRIRDIPAEQFRVGMRLRAIFKPAAERNVKDVDNNWMFPSTGDVIARWEPTGEPDLPFEKLPEHS encoded by the coding sequence ATGCCGGACTCGCCTGACTCCTTCGTTCTCGAATACCCGTACACGCGGACCCTGGGCCCCGTGCTCGGCCCATTCTTCACGGGGCTGCGCGATGGCCGCATTCTGGGCACCCGTTGCGGCAACCGCGTCCTTTGCCCTCCGATGGAGTTCGACCCGGAGACCGGCACGACTCTGGACCCGGACTTCGTCGAGGTCGGGCCCGCGGGCCGAGTCGAGTGCTGGACCTGGATCGCCGAGCCCACCCGCAAGCATCCTTTCCAGGAGCCATTTGCCTTCGCGCTGATCAAGCTGGACGGCGCCGACACGACGATGGCCCACGCCGTCAAGGCCGCGGGTTCGCAGGCCATGTCCACCGGTATGCGGGTGAGAGCCCAGTTCAGGGAGAAGCGCACCGGAGCCATCACCGACGTCTACTTCGTGCCCGAAGCCGATGCCCGGGACGAGCACATCGAGCCCGGAGAAACCGAGGTGAAGATCAGCACGCACCTGATCTCCCTCACCTACCGCGAGCCGCTCTACCCACACCGCGCCCGCTACGCCAAGGGGCTACTCGACGGCAAGTTCATCGGACAGCGTAGCCCCGCGAGCGGCAAGGTCTACATCCCGAGCAAGGGCTACGACCCGATCTGGCGGGTGATGATGACCGCGGCCGACGACGTGGAGCTTCCGCACACGGGCACCGTCGTCTCTTACACGGTGGCCTCGCCGCTCGATTACGTCGGCCAGGCGGAGACGGGGTCCTTCATCAGCGCAACGATCTTCCTCGACGGCGCGGACCAGCCACTCGCCCAGCAACGCATCCGGGATATCCCCGCGGAGCAGTTCCGCGTGGGGATGCGCCTGCGTGCGATCTTCAAGCCCGCCGCCGAGCGCAACGTCAAAGACGTCGACAACAACTGGATGTTCCCCAGCACCGGGGACGTGATCGCGCGCTGGGAGCCAACGGGCGAGCCCGACCTCCCCTTCGAGAAGCTGCCGGAGCACAGCTAA
- a CDS encoding crotonase/enoyl-CoA hydratase family protein — MNPEHCLVERQGHALVVTLNRPEAKNALSSGMLAGMYRAWRMLDEDPELRVAILTGRGDVFCAGADLKAMGAGETDDEFMKLMSEVPDIHWQALLRCNRPMKPIICAVEGFALAGGTEILQGTDIRVAAEDAVFGVTEARRGLFPLGGSSVRLRRQIPYTLAAEILLTGRHVTAQEALRFGLIGRVVPKGQALAEAKKLAADICDNGPLSIRALMRMLREVDESYPEADALAKELEYGSPIFGTADAREGMKAFKEKRKPVYTGE, encoded by the coding sequence ATGAATCCAGAACATTGCTTGGTCGAGCGTCAAGGTCACGCGTTGGTTGTCACCCTCAACCGCCCCGAGGCGAAGAACGCCCTGAGCAGCGGAATGCTGGCAGGGATGTACCGTGCTTGGCGCATGCTCGACGAGGACCCCGAGTTGCGGGTGGCGATCCTCACCGGCCGCGGCGATGTCTTCTGCGCCGGCGCCGACCTCAAGGCCATGGGCGCCGGGGAAACCGACGACGAGTTCATGAAGCTGATGTCCGAGGTGCCCGACATCCACTGGCAGGCGCTGCTGCGGTGCAACCGTCCAATGAAGCCGATCATCTGCGCGGTCGAGGGGTTCGCCCTGGCCGGCGGCACCGAAATCCTCCAAGGCACCGATATCCGCGTGGCCGCCGAGGACGCGGTCTTCGGCGTCACCGAGGCGCGCCGGGGCCTCTTCCCCCTGGGCGGCTCCAGCGTGCGACTGCGCCGGCAGATCCCTTACACGTTGGCAGCGGAGATCCTCCTTACGGGGCGACACGTCACGGCCCAGGAGGCGCTGCGCTTTGGCCTGATCGGGAGGGTCGTACCCAAGGGGCAAGCTCTGGCCGAGGCGAAGAAGCTCGCCGCGGACATCTGCGACAACGGCCCGCTCTCGATCCGGGCCCTGATGCGCATGCTGCGCGAGGTCGACGAAAGCTACCCCGAGGCCGACGCCTTGGCCAAGGAGCTCGAATACGGCAGCCCCATCTTCGGCACGGCGGACGCTCGCGAAGGCATGAAGGCATTCAAGGAGAAGCGCAAGCCGGTGTATACCGGTGAATAG
- a CDS encoding twin-arginine translocation signal domain-containing protein has protein sequence MSDKIMSDEVVEALKLDITLNRRQFLRGGAVAAGAGAVASIPLLPAEADAAQCVTVDGAIGGTRQRTIEAAGNVMLPKGGTHGASGSGVLDSVLYGKKIYAHLIDTYYANQVNQSDLDAAVTDLNNGALCMEFLQSYFYKLSCDNQRKLMAYGSKRSDEGSSGVSGTQALCLWFGSLFAPTLSNPAKAYDLARFMGLLFYSSPQGFSHMATFGYPGPNWGFDGLTCSWTALTEPSFGDLTAADLTCTGCDPATGPMPPSVDPRTL, from the coding sequence ATGAGCGATAAGATCATGAGTGACGAGGTGGTGGAGGCGCTCAAGCTCGACATCACGCTCAATCGCAGACAGTTCCTGCGCGGCGGAGCAGTGGCGGCCGGGGCCGGGGCCGTGGCTTCAATCCCGTTGCTTCCCGCCGAGGCGGACGCGGCCCAGTGCGTCACGGTCGACGGGGCGATCGGGGGAACCCGCCAGCGCACGATCGAAGCGGCGGGCAACGTGATGCTCCCGAAAGGCGGAACCCACGGTGCGTCGGGAAGTGGGGTCCTCGACTCGGTGTTGTACGGCAAGAAGATCTATGCCCACCTGATCGATACCTACTACGCCAACCAGGTCAATCAGAGCGACCTCGACGCCGCCGTTACCGATCTCAACAACGGCGCTCTGTGCATGGAATTTCTGCAGAGCTATTTCTACAAACTCAGCTGCGACAACCAGCGCAAGCTGATGGCGTATGGCAGCAAGCGCAGCGACGAAGGCTCCTCGGGGGTGTCGGGGACCCAGGCGCTCTGTCTGTGGTTCGGTTCGTTGTTCGCGCCCACCCTCAGCAACCCCGCCAAGGCGTACGACCTTGCCCGTTTCATGGGGCTGCTCTTCTATTCGTCGCCGCAAGGGTTCTCCCACATGGCGACCTTCGGCTACCCGGGTCCAAACTGGGGATTCGACGGCCTGACGTGTAGCTGGACGGCCCTGACCGAGCCGAGCTTCGGCGATCTGACAGCAGCGGACCTCACCTGCACAGGCTGTGACCCAGCCACTGGGCCGATGCCGCCATCGGTCGACCCGCGGACCCTGTAG
- a CDS encoding GMC family oxidoreductase, protein MPTYDAVIVGSGFGGAVAAERIAKAGKSVVVLERGPRWAYSNVHKTSSRNADGSIKPGADGLYRFEHAHDPRYIYSSFKDYLAPNLLVANTFGVGGGSLWYSNISERAPSRIFSGSPAWPAAWNYTRLSDLYTRVEGVYDAGTDTWTTPYKVYNHVPTHKPPRYNILRYAIEQVAGAGAFPHARVAVRGKGSACANYCQGRCRYCGFCTFGCINGAKQSMMMNYLYRAEYHGAQVWSQKYVVRVENRADGMYDVVYKDASFGHFLDGVKATGATEYRVTAKVVVLAGGAIATPELLLKSVSAGYLVNVSGQVGRNMSGTGDYASGLYLPSGFSIGYDGCTYTSTEAFKGRVIVGITRNLAASDGVVIEDLWGPPVGLAAKFAARLHDPSWADSSSYWNSTTNKVTKWKNPSLYGLRQKQLVEAYPKRAIGIAFMGEDGNDGRISLDGSGNVAITRPTLTKYDTYQWWLNEIRKKLPANTRFVETEHERRNGDFFASVHLLGTCRMSDSATTGVCNANGQVFNYPNLYVCDGSVVPRSTIVNPSWTILAVSEGISDYIVTNFPA, encoded by the coding sequence ATGCCAACCTACGATGCAGTCATTGTCGGTTCCGGGTTTGGGGGGGCGGTCGCCGCCGAGCGGATCGCCAAGGCGGGCAAGAGCGTGGTCGTGCTCGAACGCGGGCCGCGCTGGGCCTACAGCAACGTGCACAAGACCAGCAGTCGTAACGCCGACGGGTCGATCAAGCCCGGGGCCGATGGGCTCTACCGCTTCGAGCACGCCCACGACCCGCGTTACATCTACTCGAGCTTCAAGGACTACCTGGCGCCGAACCTCCTGGTGGCGAACACCTTCGGCGTTGGCGGGGGCTCGCTGTGGTACTCGAACATCTCCGAGCGGGCGCCGTCGCGGATCTTCAGCGGCAGCCCGGCCTGGCCGGCGGCCTGGAACTACACGCGGCTGTCGGATCTCTACACCCGTGTGGAAGGCGTGTACGACGCGGGGACGGATACGTGGACCACGCCGTACAAGGTCTACAACCACGTGCCGACGCACAAACCGCCGCGCTACAACATCCTGCGCTACGCCATCGAACAGGTAGCCGGTGCCGGCGCCTTTCCGCACGCCCGCGTCGCGGTGCGCGGCAAGGGCTCCGCGTGCGCCAATTACTGCCAGGGCCGCTGCCGCTACTGCGGCTTCTGCACCTTCGGCTGCATCAACGGCGCCAAGCAGTCGATGATGATGAACTACCTCTACCGCGCCGAGTACCACGGCGCGCAGGTGTGGTCGCAGAAGTACGTGGTGCGCGTCGAGAACCGCGCCGACGGCATGTACGACGTGGTCTACAAGGACGCCAGCTTCGGACATTTCCTCGATGGCGTGAAGGCGACGGGCGCCACCGAGTACCGCGTGACCGCCAAGGTGGTGGTGTTAGCCGGCGGCGCCATCGCGACGCCCGAGCTGCTGCTCAAGTCGGTCTCGGCCGGCTACCTCGTCAACGTCAGCGGCCAAGTCGGCCGCAACATGAGCGGCACCGGCGACTACGCCTCGGGGCTATACCTGCCTTCGGGTTTCTCCATCGGCTACGACGGCTGCACCTACACCAGCACCGAAGCGTTCAAGGGGCGCGTCATCGTCGGCATCACGCGCAACCTGGCGGCGTCGGATGGCGTCGTCATCGAGGACCTGTGGGGTCCGCCCGTCGGCTTGGCCGCAAAGTTCGCCGCTCGCTTGCACGATCCCTCGTGGGCCGATTCGTCGTCGTACTGGAACTCGACCACCAACAAGGTCACCAAGTGGAAGAACCCCAGCCTCTACGGCCTGCGCCAGAAGCAGTTGGTGGAGGCTTACCCGAAGCGGGCGATCGGCATCGCCTTCATGGGCGAGGACGGCAACGATGGGCGCATCAGCCTCGACGGCAGCGGCAACGTCGCCATCACAAGGCCGACGCTGACCAAGTACGACACCTACCAGTGGTGGCTCAACGAGATCCGCAAGAAGCTGCCTGCGAACACGCGCTTCGTCGAGACCGAGCACGAGCGGCGCAACGGTGACTTCTTCGCGTCGGTGCACCTGCTCGGCACCTGTCGCATGTCCGACAGCGCCACCACCGGCGTCTGCAACGCCAATGGCCAGGTGTTCAACTACCCGAACCTGTACGTCTGCGACGGCAGCGTCGTGCCGCGCTCGACGATCGTCAACCCGAGCTGGACGATTCTGGCGGTGTCGGAGGGTATTTCGGACTACATCGTGACGAACTTCCCGGCGTAG
- a CDS encoding thiolase domain-containing protein, with product MAEDIAIVAFAQTPCYRRYDNSEPSLILGLVNQILAETGIDRQQIDFTNAASCDYLSGSPFSFIVNVDGYGAWPPVYESHVEMDGAWALFEAFVRLRIGDIDVALVVGSGKSSPGVPRDIFPLQTDPYVHAPLGLDPVSVAGLQARALLDSGKATERDFAEVVSRSRRDGLSNPYAQVAKDVSVETLLKEPYYASPLRKHDLPPISDGAAAVLIARGQRARELCERPVWIRGIDQRIESHHLGLRNLTDSPSSRMAARKLGLEPDSLDVAELCVRYSPEEIVLRQALKLGNGIRINPSGGPLCGHPVMASGLTRIIEVARRIRSGEAGRGLAHAASGPALQQNLLCILEGDA from the coding sequence ATGGCCGAAGATATTGCGATCGTCGCCTTTGCGCAGACGCCCTGCTACCGGAGGTACGACAACTCCGAGCCGTCGTTGATTCTAGGGCTCGTCAATCAGATCCTGGCGGAGACCGGCATCGACCGGCAGCAGATCGACTTCACCAATGCCGCCAGCTGCGACTACCTCTCGGGTTCTCCCTTCTCCTTCATCGTGAACGTGGACGGGTACGGTGCCTGGCCGCCGGTCTACGAGTCGCACGTCGAGATGGACGGGGCCTGGGCGCTGTTCGAGGCCTTCGTTCGGCTCCGGATCGGTGACATCGACGTCGCCCTAGTCGTGGGCTCCGGGAAATCGTCGCCGGGCGTGCCGCGCGACATCTTTCCGCTCCAGACCGATCCCTATGTGCATGCTCCGCTCGGCCTCGACCCGGTCTCCGTCGCCGGGCTGCAGGCCCGCGCGCTGCTCGACTCCGGAAAGGCCACCGAGCGCGACTTCGCCGAGGTGGTCTCGCGCAGCCGGCGCGACGGGCTCTCGAATCCCTACGCGCAGGTCGCGAAGGACGTCTCCGTCGAAACCCTACTGAAGGAACCGTACTACGCCTCGCCGCTGCGTAAGCACGACCTGCCGCCGATCTCCGATGGTGCGGCGGCCGTGCTCATCGCGCGCGGCCAGCGGGCGCGGGAGCTGTGCGAAAGGCCGGTGTGGATCCGCGGCATCGACCAGCGCATCGAGTCGCATCATCTGGGCCTGCGCAACCTGACTGACTCGCCTTCCTCACGCATGGCCGCCCGCAAGCTGGGCCTCGAGCCGGACTCACTCGATGTGGCGGAGCTCTGCGTCCGCTACAGCCCCGAAGAGATCGTGCTGCGCCAGGCGCTGAAGCTCGGCAACGGCATCAGGATCAATCCCTCCGGCGGCCCGCTCTGCGGCCACCCGGTGATGGCGAGCGGCCTCACGCGGATCATCGAGGTGGCGCGCCGCATCCGCAGCGGCGAGGCCGGCCGCGGTCTGGCGCATGCGGCCAGCGGTCCCGCCCTGCAGCAGAACCTGCTCTGCATCCTCGAAGGAGACGCCTGA